Within the Candidatus Latescibacterota bacterium genome, the region CTGTTATACAATCTCCCAGGGGAGCCCTGCCAAGATTAGTATGAAGGACCACACCGGTTGCGTTTATCACCTTTCTCTGGCCCGTCCTGCCAATCAATTCGACTTTCCGGGCAACTTCATCCCTGATGCGGGAAAGTAACCCTTCCTCGTCACCGACATCTTCCCCGGAGAGAACAAGGTTCCTGTAACCTTCTATCGTATCACGAGTTATCCTCGTGATACCATTCCTGGAGTTGACATTGATCGTCCCCGAGACACGCTCATCCTCCAAAACCCTCTCCACGGAGGGCAGTATCTTCAGCGACGACTTGATGTTTCTCCAATCGTTCAAAAGAGTTCTAACTTGCCATTTTCTACCATATATTGGGGGAACCGTCAACAATTTTCACAATATATTGTTAAGTGAGTAGTTTTTAACTTCTGATTCGAGGTCAAAATTGTGTCTTGTAGCTCGACCTGCTATCTGATAAAGATGTCATCGAGGACAATTACTCCCGGAAGGAGAACAATATGAAGAAATTACTGCTGAAAGCCGTTATCGCCAGCCTTATTGCCGGGATGGTGGCAGGCTGTGCTCAACGCATATCAAAATGGGACTCTCTGTACGACCAGCTCAGTGAGGAACCTGGAAAATTCGACCGGAGCGTTCTTGAAGGCCGGAGGATAGTGATCGATCCGGGACATGGAGGAAGTTTCAAAGGTGCTGTCGGAATTGACAGTCTGACAGAATCTGATGCCAACCTGGGCGTCGCCCTGTACCTTTGGGGCATGCTCGACGAGGCCGGCGCGGACGTCCACTTGACAAGATCTACGGATCGCGATTTTCTTCCTGCCGGTTCTGAAGAACTCAGGGATGACCTTGCAGCACGGGTAGAACTCGCTAATCGATTCGAACCTGAGGTCTTTATCTCCATACATCACAATTCGAATATCTCGCTGGACAGGAAACGCAACCGTATCGAAGTCTACTACCGGAGCATGGACCCTTCCGCTTCACTTGAGCTGGCAGAAGATATACACCTTCACCTTGCCAGAAATCTCGGAATAGAGACTTCATGTATCAAACCAGGTAATTATCATGTGCTCAGAAACTCTGACGCAGGAGCCTCTGTCCTTGGAGAAGCAAGCTACATATCTCATCCCGAAGTTGAAAAACGCCTGAAAATCTCAACCCGGCAGAGGCTGGAAGCAGAGGCATATTATCTCGGCCTCCTTTCATATTTCTCCCGTGGAGTCCCAGTCATCGAGCATATCGATTCAAGCTGCGACACACTTTTTCTTCCCGGATCGATATCGTTCAGAGTAAAAAGAGGCGCTGGAGTAGCACTCGTACCCGGCTCCATGCGTGTCACTATGAACGGCCGGGAACTTGGCTCCGTCTGGTCTCCGACAAAAGGGATCCTTTCATGTCCACTCCCCATCGATATACCGAACAGTCAGTATTCTTTCAGGGCTTCCGCACGCTCAACGGGAGGAGCCCGCTCGGTCAGTAATCCTGTCAGAATAGCGGTCAACAGACCGGCGAAGTTCTTCCTTCCAATGCCACCCCGCAGGCTGGCGGACGGATTGCTTTCCCTGTCGATACAGATCCTTGATGAACTTGGCGGCCCCATTTCCGATGGAACAAGCGTAAAGGTAGCCTCCCGCTCAAGAGGCCATATCTCCAGAAGCAGGACTTCGGGCGGCCTGATCTCCTTTGCATCCTCCAGACTGGAAGCCCTTGAGAGTTTTCATGTCTCTTGCGGGGATGCTGCTGACACCATACTGTTCTCCCAGTCCGATGCGCTCGGGTTGACTATTAAAGTCATCGATACCCTGTCAGGAAATCCCATCGATACTCCACTGCTTTTACTGCCTGACGGAACATCAAGGACAGGTGATGAGAAAGGTCTGCTTGAATTGCCGCTGTCGCTTTTTGAAGATCGTATGATCCTTACAGCCAGGGGATACCGCCCCTGCCCGCTTATGCCAGAAGATACTATCAAGAGACCGGTGATCGAGCTTACCCCGGTATTCGGAGGCATCCTCCAGGGACGTCGTGTGGTCCTTGATCCGGCCGGAGGAGGCGATGACAGTTACGGCATCAGCCCGGACCTTGTGAGAGGATCGACTATCAATCTCGAACTTGCGAGAAGGGTAAAAGACATCCTCGAATCAGCAGGAGTGAAAGTCCTGATGACAAGAGAGGGTGAAGAAACCCTGTCGGTCTACGAAAGGATAGACAGGGTGAATCGGTTCGCTCCGCACCTGGCACTCGGACTCAGGTTCGGCGGAAATCATGGTCCGGATGAGTCGAGATTCACCTTCCACCATTACCCGGGCAGCACACGGGGAAGAGCGGCGGCAGAGAACCTGATGAACGCGCTTGACGGCGTTCCTCCTGCCTCGGAAACAGAGATCGTCGAGTCAGCATCTCTATTCCTGCAACAGACATCCTGCCCTGCCTGTGCCATATTCGCGCCCCTTGGAAGATCCACAGAGAAGATATTTCGTAATCCAGTCTGGCTCGAACTCGAATCATCCAGGATAGCCGCAGGCATCATTCGATCCTTCTCCCGGAAACTGACCCCCTGTTCACCGTATTCGATCAGCCTGGCGAGAAACGGGCTCCCCGTAGAACAGGCACATATCTCGGTCGATGGAGTCTTTTCCGCTACGACAGGAGTGGATGGAAGTGCCGCGTTCTATTGCATGGATGAGGGAAGGCATTTTATAACGATATCTCTTCCCGTTGGTGACGCTCCCGGAATGTTGGAAATCGACACCGCTTCGGCAGTGGACGGAAAGATCTTCATCGATATCGATTGACTCCATCTTCCCCCACCTCACGGGTTTCCTGATGTGAGGAGCTTCTTGACTGCGGAGCCTGTCACCAGCATATTGATATCAAGGATGTGAGCGCAGATGGGCAAGATCATAGACTACGACAAGCGACGCACAAAGAGACTCGTCTACCTTCTTCCAGTAGCCTTTCTGGTCCTGATAATCATACTTATGACTATCGAGCACACTCAGGTAGTAGACAGATTTTTCTATGTCGGTTACGAAGGACCGATGCAGATCCTCCCGGAGATCACTATCATAGACGACAAGAGTCTCCAGGCCGAGATATTCTCGGAAGAGCGCCATGATATGGTGGCCAGGGAGATCGAACTTATCAGCGACGACGAACAGGATGTTGAAGAAGAGGACCCTGAGTTCAGCACAGCCCCGGAAAAAGAAGTAGAAGAGATCTTCGACAATGTCACAGGCAGGGATTTTATAAAGACCTACGCTTCACACACGGATGTCCCTTTCAGGGAGGATTATGTCATCCTCACTATGGTAAAACCTGTCTATCCCGAGGACGCCATGGCCCTGAGAAGGGAAGGCTACGTACTGGTCGAAGTGTATATCGACGAAACAGGTCGTGTAGCGGAAGCCTGGGTAAGAAAAGTGTACGGTATCGAGAGTTTCGAGATAGCGTCCATTGAGGCTGTGAAGCAGTTCAGGTTCAAACCTGTTATGGAAAATGGGGAACCACAATCGTTCTGGGTCAGTTTCCTGATCAGTTTCAGATTGAATTAGTGAGAAAGACGAAGGGTGGTGAACCTGACCAGGCTCTCGTCCCTGATCGTGTAGAATACGATGCCGTCACCGCTGACCAGTTCGATAAACCTGTGTTGCTTGTTCTCCATATTCTTTTCCATCTCGTCACGGAGATTCCTGCCCGACTCCGTGGCATCTTTCATGACTTCGAGCATCTTCCTCACTCCGATATATCCTCCTGTAGAGAACCTGTTGACCTCGCCGGACTCGTCGTCGACCAGGATCGCTGCAGACCGCAGTATCTGTTCTTCACCGCTGATATCGCTCTCTGCGGGAAAGACTGCACCTTCCATATCTCTTGCTGTCATTCTGATCAGGTTTCGTGAATTCCACGAACTGGATCCGAGTAACTGGACCCCGAATTCATAAAAAGACAACTGGGGCAGAATAAGTATGAGGTCTTCCGCATCGGAAGCTATAAACAGAGCTTCAGGACTTGCACCCCTGATACGCTCGATATTCTCAAGAAAATCGGTGCTGCCTTCATTGTAATAATCACTGATCACAAGGGAAGATCCCAAACGTTCGATATTCTCTCTGAACAAGCGCTCTGTCTTTCTCGAAGCAGGATCTTCGGGCGACAAAAATGCTATCCTCTCAAGCTCCATCTCGACACAGGCTATCCAGGCAATGGCGGCGATCTCTGTGTTTTGATCATTTTCCGCCTGGAATATATGATCACCTATACTGGAGATCCCGGCCTCTGTAGCGACCGTAGAAAACATGACCACGCTCTCCGCCTGTGCGACCTGTGAAGCCGCTATTGTAGGCGCGCTGAGAATGCACCCGGCAATGGCGGACACTTCTTCCTCATCTACCATCCTTCTTGCTGCATTCAGCGCGACAAGCGGATTGGCACCCGTATCGCCGACAATAAGTTCCACCCCTCCCATTCCTCTTCTCGCGCCTTCTTTCATCGCTATGGAGGCGCCCCATAGAAAAGCCTCTCCGAGTGGCGAGAACCTGCCGCTAAGCGGACAAAGAAGCCCGAGACTCATACCGGAGAGTCTGCCATCGCCTCTGCTTTCAGACACGGACGATATGATGTTTCTGCTGACGGCCCGGTCGGGTATGGTTCGCTTTTCATCGATTGAGCTGAGATGCTCTCTAAGCAGCCTCACCTTCGATGTGTCGCTGTCGGCCTCTGCAAATGCCAGACATGCTTCGAGGACTATCCCGATCCCGTTGAATGATCCGTATTCTTCCCTGATACGTTCAAGTCTGCCCTCCGGCATCAGGGAAGTCACTTCACTCAGACTTTCTCTGGCAGTCATCCTCGACGCATCGCCAAGGTCCGAAGAAAGTGCCCCGAGCAGGGAAACAGCTGCGTCATAGAAAAGCCCCCTCGCCCGGTCTATCCCCGCAAGTATCAGTAGAGCCTCGCCCCTGTCCGAAGACGGGATATCGCCTCCCGCGACGGGAAGCAAAATATTCCTGGCTTCCGTGAGGCGTCCTGTTTCCACGCAGGCCCGGCCTGTCATCAGCCTCACTTCATCGATAATATCGGTTCCTCCACACTGCTCGATATAGCGCAGACCCGATTTCCTGACTTCCTTGTAATCCTCGTCAAAGAGGAATGTCCTGATCTTGGTCTCGAGATCTCCACATGCTTCCTCGGGTGTCCGAACCATTGAAAGGTCAGGAGGTGCCTGCGCGCATGAGGTAAAAAGGGGCGCCAGGAGAAACAGGATCGTCCATCTGATCATTTGACCTTCCTTGAAAATTTGACCCGGCCAAGGTAAGACATGGCAAGTGAATGGTACTCAATGGCCTGTTCCCTGAGTCCGTCTATAACATCCTCGCTCAATTCGCGGCGGATCGTTCCAGGCACACCTGCAACGAGAGAGCCCGGTGGAATAATCGTGTTTTCCAGAAGAATGCTGTTAGCTGCGACAATCGAACCTTCCCCTATTTCGACTCCATCAAGAACAACAGCACCCATCCCGATGAGCGATCCGTTACCGATACTGCAGGAGTGAATAACAGCGTTGTGTCCCACAGTCACATGATCCCCGACCACCAGCTCGGGTCCTCCGGTCGTAACATGACACACGACTCCATCCTGGATGTTCGAGTATGACCCGATACGTATCTTCCAGCAATCTCCACGTACCACGGCACTGTGCCACACACTGGACCCCTTCTTGATCGACACATCGCCTACCACACTGGCAGTAGGTGCTATATATACATCTTCTCCTATTTCCGGTGAAATACCCTGGAATTCCTCGATCAACTCAACTCCCCTCCATCCATCTGGCCAAAATCCGAAG harbors:
- a CDS encoding N-acetylmuramoyl-L-alanine amidase produces the protein MKKLLLKAVIASLIAGMVAGCAQRISKWDSLYDQLSEEPGKFDRSVLEGRRIVIDPGHGGSFKGAVGIDSLTESDANLGVALYLWGMLDEAGADVHLTRSTDRDFLPAGSEELRDDLAARVELANRFEPEVFISIHHNSNISLDRKRNRIEVYYRSMDPSASLELAEDIHLHLARNLGIETSCIKPGNYHVLRNSDAGASVLGEASYISHPEVEKRLKISTRQRLEAEAYYLGLLSYFSRGVPVIEHIDSSCDTLFLPGSISFRVKRGAGVALVPGSMRVTMNGRELGSVWSPTKGILSCPLPIDIPNSQYSFRASARSTGGARSVSNPVRIAVNRPAKFFLPMPPRRLADGLLSLSIQILDELGGPISDGTSVKVASRSRGHISRSRTSGGLISFASSRLEALESFHVSCGDAADTILFSQSDALGLTIKVIDTLSGNPIDTPLLLLPDGTSRTGDEKGLLELPLSLFEDRMILTARGYRPCPLMPEDTIKRPVIELTPVFGGILQGRRVVLDPAGGGDDSYGISPDLVRGSTINLELARRVKDILESAGVKVLMTREGEETLSVYERIDRVNRFAPHLALGLRFGGNHGPDESRFTFHHYPGSTRGRAAAENLMNALDGVPPASETEIVESASLFLQQTSCPACAIFAPLGRSTEKIFRNPVWLELESSRIAAGIIRSFSRKLTPCSPYSISLARNGLPVEQAHISVDGVFSATTGVDGSAAFYCMDEGRHFITISLPVGDAPGMLEIDTASAVDGKIFIDID
- a CDS encoding energy transducer TonB, coding for MGKIIDYDKRRTKRLVYLLPVAFLVLIIILMTIEHTQVVDRFFYVGYEGPMQILPEITIIDDKSLQAEIFSEERHDMVAREIELISDDEQDVEEEDPEFSTAPEKEVEEIFDNVTGRDFIKTYASHTDVPFREDYVILTMVKPVYPEDAMALRREGYVLVEVYIDETGRVAEAWVRKVYGIESFEIASIEAVKQFRFKPVMENGEPQSFWVSFLISFRLN
- a CDS encoding ABC transporter substrate-binding protein: MIRWTILFLLAPLFTSCAQAPPDLSMVRTPEEACGDLETKIRTFLFDEDYKEVRKSGLRYIEQCGGTDIIDEVRLMTGRACVETGRLTEARNILLPVAGGDIPSSDRGEALLILAGIDRARGLFYDAAVSLLGALSSDLGDASRMTARESLSEVTSLMPEGRLERIREEYGSFNGIGIVLEACLAFAEADSDTSKVRLLREHLSSIDEKRTIPDRAVSRNIISSVSESRGDGRLSGMSLGLLCPLSGRFSPLGEAFLWGASIAMKEGARRGMGGVELIVGDTGANPLVALNAARRMVDEEEVSAIAGCILSAPTIAASQVAQAESVVMFSTVATEAGISSIGDHIFQAENDQNTEIAAIAWIACVEMELERIAFLSPEDPASRKTERLFRENIERLGSSLVISDYYNEGSTDFLENIERIRGASPEALFIASDAEDLILILPQLSFYEFGVQLLGSSSWNSRNLIRMTARDMEGAVFPAESDISGEEQILRSAAILVDDESGEVNRFSTGGYIGVRKMLEVMKDATESGRNLRDEMEKNMENKQHRFIELVSGDGIVFYTIRDESLVRFTTLRLSH
- a CDS encoding gamma carbonic anhydrase family protein → MIEEFQGISPEIGEDVYIAPTASVVGDVSIKKGSSVWHSAVVRGDCWKIRIGSYSNIQDGVVCHVTTGGPELVVGDHVTVGHNAVIHSCSIGNGSLIGMGAVVLDGVEIGEGSIVAANSILLENTIIPPGSLVAGVPGTIRRELSEDVIDGLREQAIEYHSLAMSYLGRVKFSRKVK